One segment of Paenibacillus pabuli DNA contains the following:
- a CDS encoding DEAD/DEAH box helicase gives MAPFTMMDIKLLCGVTAFKRGEAYNRSGRVSNLVVSDDQRHYEATVRGTERYQVKVDLDEKGEVEAACTCPGDGRYYDYCKHVAAVLLAIHEWGEQQELNAEGRSQASSKPSSGNPSGSGVRSTSRVGTLVEEKEWERPNSSSTLVSGTSDSSERHEISNSKPYTESNTSTPSHSFAQKNGSLASEFNPGADADQSVAHFAQAGRPSSAPGWGRSAEKPSYRTADQILSMFAKERSPLHVGERKYTAPVTRSSLREELQVQFICKLVQVHKGGAKLALELKVGGKRLYVVQKVKQFLNCVEKGEPMSFTKLFYYDPSMHYFSPQDQAILSMLIRMRQSEEAYRESISGYLGASDGRDILIAPLVWKPLLELLLQADSRMEGTGLANGPLTLGEGALPLFYRIAQGANEGYQLEISGLRELILLPAYDAAVVEGQLHMLEPTQMRSLEDLSRALTSYGIKESIDISSQQVDEFVQHVVPELRTLGHLSIDSQVRERIAEPELAPKLYIDFYRERITARLEFDYGVMVINPLAEYLIDEEEKKVILVRDRHAERNLIERLDRSFLEREGSVWASEREDAIYDVMYHLVPELEHQVDIYVPNAVKAMMPSYPTPPKVRADLGKGLDWLEISFEMEGVNEQELQEIMRSIVEKKPYFRLRSGVFLSLENEGADSFAHMADSLGLGADDIKGSHIRLPAVRALQLPGRDEVSGHVKWGGSLKRFLDDLRDPERMDFALPNALAPVLRDYQASGYQWLRTLAYYRFGGILADDMGLGKTLQSIAYITAELNEKPILNGDVGGPDSYGKNGILGDGASEAAYSGIDPVTGLPWDEASLVGLGGNSRASGASQDGLTIRSQATHPPVLVVAPASLTYNWANEFARFAPHLRVLIAAGQKEERASMLADMDQADVIVTSYPLLRRDLDTYLGRTFHTLILDEAQAIKNSSSQTAQAVKQIQAPRRFALTGTPVENSLDELWSIFEAIFPGLFPSYRRFRDLPPERIARMVRPFILRRLKKDVLEELPDRIETVQRSELTVEQKKLYAAYLSQLQDETSKDMEENGFQKNRIKILAGITRLRQLCCHPALFVEGYQGDSGKMEQLLETVQDCLAAGKRILIFSQFASMLNLIRQTLAAQGRNLFYLDGQTPSQSRVDMCRRFNEGEGELFLISMKAGGTGLNLTGADTVILYDLWWNPAVEEQAIGRAHRMGQKQVVQVIRLITEGTIEEKILELQQRKKDLIAEVIEPGDGGSTTLSEQDIRELLMV, from the coding sequence GTGGCGCCATTCACCATGATGGATATCAAATTGCTGTGCGGGGTCACGGCATTCAAACGAGGGGAAGCCTATAACCGATCCGGCAGGGTGAGCAACCTGGTTGTCAGTGACGATCAGCGTCATTATGAAGCAACGGTGCGTGGTACGGAACGCTATCAGGTGAAGGTGGATTTGGACGAAAAAGGGGAAGTAGAGGCTGCATGCACTTGTCCAGGAGATGGCCGGTATTATGACTATTGCAAACATGTCGCTGCGGTTCTGCTGGCGATTCATGAATGGGGTGAGCAGCAGGAGCTTAATGCTGAGGGTAGATCTCAGGCATCATCCAAGCCTTCCTCAGGGAATCCTTCTGGCTCCGGTGTAAGGTCCACCTCCAGAGTAGGGACGCTGGTGGAAGAGAAGGAGTGGGAGCGACCGAATTCTTCTTCAACATTAGTTTCTGGCACGAGTGACAGTTCGGAACGACACGAAATATCAAATTCAAAACCGTATACGGAGTCTAATACGAGTACGCCTTCGCACTCTTTTGCACAAAAGAATGGTTCCTTGGCTTCTGAATTCAATCCAGGTGCTGATGCGGATCAATCGGTTGCCCATTTTGCCCAGGCAGGTCGCCCAAGTTCGGCTCCAGGTTGGGGACGTTCGGCAGAGAAGCCTTCGTATCGCACAGCTGACCAGATTCTGTCCATGTTTGCCAAGGAACGCAGTCCTTTGCATGTGGGTGAACGTAAATATACGGCGCCTGTCACTCGCTCATCGCTGCGGGAAGAGCTTCAGGTTCAGTTTATATGCAAGCTTGTTCAGGTACACAAAGGGGGAGCCAAGCTCGCTCTGGAGCTTAAGGTCGGAGGTAAGCGGTTATACGTGGTGCAAAAGGTGAAGCAATTCCTGAACTGCGTCGAGAAGGGCGAGCCGATGTCGTTTACCAAATTATTTTACTATGACCCTTCGATGCATTATTTCAGTCCTCAGGATCAGGCGATTCTGTCCATGCTGATTCGAATGAGACAGAGCGAGGAAGCGTACCGTGAATCCATCTCCGGTTATTTGGGTGCTTCGGATGGACGGGATATATTAATTGCTCCGTTAGTGTGGAAACCGCTGCTGGAATTGCTGCTTCAGGCCGACAGCCGGATGGAAGGCACGGGGTTAGCAAACGGACCACTCACGTTAGGAGAGGGTGCCCTGCCTTTATTTTATCGGATTGCTCAAGGAGCCAATGAGGGGTACCAGCTCGAGATCTCGGGTTTGCGTGAGTTGATTCTTCTTCCCGCTTATGATGCTGCCGTAGTAGAGGGACAGCTGCACATGTTGGAACCGACGCAGATGCGCAGTCTGGAGGACTTGAGCAGAGCGCTCACCTCGTATGGCATTAAGGAAAGCATTGATATTTCATCCCAGCAAGTCGATGAGTTTGTGCAGCATGTGGTGCCGGAACTGCGTACGCTTGGACATCTGTCGATCGACTCTCAGGTACGTGAACGAATTGCTGAACCGGAGCTTGCACCGAAGCTCTATATTGATTTTTACCGGGAAAGGATTACTGCGCGTCTGGAGTTTGATTATGGTGTAATGGTGATTAACCCGCTGGCTGAGTATCTGATCGACGAAGAAGAGAAAAAGGTTATTTTGGTGCGGGACCGTCATGCCGAGCGGAATTTGATTGAGCGACTGGATCGTTCCTTCTTGGAACGGGAAGGCAGCGTGTGGGCAAGTGAACGTGAAGATGCGATCTATGACGTAATGTACCATTTGGTGCCTGAATTGGAGCATCAGGTGGACATCTATGTGCCGAATGCAGTGAAGGCCATGATGCCATCCTATCCGACACCTCCCAAAGTTCGGGCAGATCTGGGGAAAGGACTGGACTGGCTTGAGATTTCGTTTGAAATGGAAGGCGTGAACGAGCAGGAGCTTCAGGAAATCATGCGTAGCATCGTGGAAAAGAAACCGTATTTCCGCTTGCGGAGCGGTGTCTTTCTTTCGCTTGAAAATGAAGGAGCAGACAGCTTCGCCCACATGGCAGATTCGCTGGGACTTGGAGCGGACGATATCAAAGGCAGCCACATTCGGCTGCCAGCCGTTCGAGCGCTGCAGCTGCCGGGCCGGGATGAGGTTTCCGGACATGTGAAATGGGGAGGCTCCTTGAAGCGTTTCCTGGATGACCTTCGTGATCCCGAGCGGATGGATTTTGCACTGCCGAATGCGCTCGCTCCCGTGCTGCGGGATTATCAGGCCAGTGGATATCAGTGGCTGCGCACACTCGCTTATTATCGTTTTGGCGGGATCCTGGCGGATGATATGGGACTCGGCAAAACGTTGCAAAGCATCGCCTATATCACGGCTGAGCTGAACGAGAAGCCGATTTTAAATGGAGATGTTGGAGGACCAGATAGCTACGGGAAGAACGGGATATTGGGAGACGGGGCTTCAGAGGCAGCTTATTCAGGAATTGATCCTGTAACTGGATTACCATGGGATGAGGCCTCTCTGGTGGGGCTAGGGGGCAATTCTCGTGCATCGGGAGCATCGCAGGATGGATTAACGATTAGAAGCCAAGCGACCCATCCCCCTGTGCTTGTCGTCGCACCTGCTTCGTTGACCTACAACTGGGCGAATGAATTTGCGCGTTTTGCCCCGCATTTGCGCGTCTTGATCGCTGCAGGGCAAAAAGAAGAACGAGCCAGTATGCTGGCTGACATGGACCAGGCGGATGTAATAGTGACGTCTTATCCATTGCTGCGTCGAGATCTGGACACGTATCTGGGGAGAACATTTCATACGCTTATTCTGGACGAGGCTCAGGCGATCAAAAATTCTTCCTCCCAGACGGCTCAGGCCGTCAAGCAGATTCAGGCCCCACGGCGCTTTGCACTTACAGGAACGCCTGTGGAGAACTCGCTGGATGAGCTGTGGTCCATCTTCGAAGCAATATTCCCCGGTCTGTTTCCGAGCTATCGCAGATTCCGGGACCTGCCTCCTGAGCGTATCGCCCGGATGGTCCGTCCATTCATTCTCCGCCGCCTGAAGAAGGACGTGCTGGAAGAACTGCCGGATCGTATTGAGACGGTACAGCGCTCCGAGCTAACGGTGGAGCAGAAGAAACTGTATGCCGCCTATCTCTCGCAGCTTCAGGATGAGACATCCAAGGATATGGAAGAGAACGGTTTCCAGAAGAACCGGATCAAAATACTCGCAGGCATCACCCGTTTACGCCAGCTGTGCTGTCACCCGGCTCTGTTTGTTGAGGGCTATCAGGGAGATTCCGGGAAGATGGAGCAGCTACTGGAAACAGTCCAGGATTGTCTCGCTGCAGGCAAACGTATTCTGATTTTCTCCCAGTTTGCAAGCATGCTGAACCTGATCAGGCAGACGCTAGCTGCACAGGGCAGGAATCTATTTTATCTGGATGGCCAGACACCGTCTCAGAGTCGCGTCGACATGTGCCGCAGATTCAACGAGGGGGAAGGCGAGCTGTTCCTGATCTCAATGAAAGCTGGCGGTACCGGACTGAACTTAACGGGTGCAGATACAGTAATATTATATGATCTGTGGTGGAATCCCGCGGTCGAAGAACAAGCGATTGGACGCGCCCATCGAATGGGGCAGAAGCAAGTCGTTCAGGTTATCCGTCTGATTACGGAAGGCACGATTGAAGAGAAGATTCTAGAATTGCAGCAGCGGAAGAAGGATCTAATTGCCGAAGTGATCGAACCGGGAGATGGGGGATCAACCACCTTATCTGAGCAGGATATTCGGGAGCTGTTGATGGTATAA
- a CDS encoding U32 family peptidase, with translation MKTATLRREDVELLAPAGDWDCMRSAVANGADAIFFGVEKFNARARANNFRMEELPEIMAFLHSYGVKGFLTFNILIFENELTDAKELIDACVDAGVDAVIVQDLGLVKLIREISPDFPIHGSTQMTITSPEAVEFTKPFDMERVVLGRENNLKQIQKIGEQAKLPMEVFVHGALCVSYSGQCLTSEMWGGRSANRGECAQACRLPYDLMIDGEHKPMGDVAYLLSPKDLAAIDLMPELIEAGVTSFKIEGRLKTPEYVANVVSKYRKAIDRYFDGDNTPPSKEEIRELQQSFSRGFTHGFLDGTNNKQLVDGTFPKSRGVYLGRVDQVLRDGVVLKLDAPVKRGDGIVFDAGDPTQKEEGGRVYDVRRKGVKIEGEAGEGWIVDIVPGRSDVDLRRVKVGDKVWKTNDPALDKRLRQSFETEKPYRVFPVKVKVIGSPGQPLSTWWTDVQKGTTVRIDSEMELDIAQKRPMTYELLEEQFGRLGGTVFQLEELDVNLHGDVIIPMRELNNIRRQAVEQLAGERPKPPVYVKRAVEVYGDAVKPASPVARGQAELTALCRSLPQVEAALEAGVGMIYADFEFIKQFPAAVEAVHAAGRKIALATPRIHMPGENGYHNNILRLKPDAVLVRNTGALYFYLRHRMENPDAKHPELIGDFSLNIANHKAVELFLEAGCDWITPSYDLNIQQMVDLLGNSRTSQTEVVIHQHLPMFHTEHCVYCTFMSEGTDYTNCGRPCEEQRASLQDRIGMSHPVRVDEGCRNTVYNAVEQSGAEYLTNFMDLGVSRYRVEFLEETPEQVMEVIDLYNRALRGEISGTQVWKTLKATNQLGVTRGQLVK, from the coding sequence ATGAAAACAGCAACATTACGAAGAGAAGACGTCGAGCTTCTGGCACCCGCAGGTGATTGGGATTGTATGCGTTCGGCGGTGGCCAATGGCGCGGATGCGATTTTCTTCGGAGTCGAAAAGTTTAATGCACGGGCACGCGCGAACAATTTCCGCATGGAAGAGCTGCCGGAGATTATGGCGTTTTTGCACAGTTATGGTGTAAAAGGGTTCTTGACCTTTAATATATTGATTTTTGAAAATGAATTGACGGATGCCAAGGAACTGATCGACGCATGTGTCGATGCTGGCGTAGATGCCGTGATCGTACAGGATTTGGGCTTGGTGAAACTGATTCGCGAGATCTCACCGGATTTCCCGATTCACGGTTCCACTCAAATGACGATTACATCACCGGAAGCGGTTGAGTTTACGAAGCCGTTTGATATGGAGCGTGTCGTTCTTGGACGGGAAAACAATCTGAAGCAGATTCAGAAGATTGGCGAACAGGCGAAGCTTCCGATGGAAGTATTCGTGCATGGTGCGCTGTGTGTGTCGTATTCGGGACAATGTCTGACCTCCGAGATGTGGGGCGGACGTTCTGCGAACCGCGGTGAATGTGCACAGGCTTGCCGTCTGCCATATGACTTGATGATCGACGGAGAGCATAAGCCGATGGGTGATGTCGCATACCTGCTGTCTCCGAAGGATCTGGCGGCCATTGACCTGATGCCGGAACTGATCGAGGCAGGCGTAACTTCCTTCAAGATTGAAGGGCGTCTCAAAACCCCGGAATACGTGGCGAACGTGGTCAGTAAATATCGTAAAGCGATTGACCGTTACTTCGATGGCGACAATACGCCGCCAAGCAAGGAAGAAATCCGTGAGCTGCAGCAAAGCTTCTCCCGCGGATTCACGCACGGTTTCCTGGATGGTACGAACAACAAACAGCTGGTTGACGGTACATTCCCAAAAAGCCGTGGTGTCTACCTTGGTCGCGTGGATCAAGTTCTGCGTGATGGCGTAGTCCTCAAACTGGATGCACCCGTTAAACGTGGAGATGGTATTGTCTTCGACGCCGGAGACCCAACGCAGAAGGAAGAAGGCGGACGCGTATACGATGTACGTCGCAAAGGCGTAAAAATCGAAGGCGAAGCCGGTGAAGGCTGGATCGTGGACATCGTGCCAGGCCGCAGTGACGTGGACCTGCGCCGCGTGAAGGTTGGCGACAAAGTGTGGAAAACGAATGACCCTGCGCTGGACAAACGTCTGCGTCAGAGCTTCGAAACCGAGAAACCGTACCGTGTATTCCCGGTCAAAGTAAAAGTCATCGGCAGCCCAGGGCAGCCGCTCAGCACTTGGTGGACAGACGTGCAGAAAGGCACGACCGTCCGGATCGACTCCGAGATGGAACTGGACATTGCCCAGAAGCGTCCTATGACCTATGAATTGCTCGAGGAGCAATTCGGACGTCTGGGCGGCACCGTGTTCCAGTTGGAAGAGCTTGACGTCAACCTGCACGGTGACGTCATCATCCCGATGCGCGAGCTGAATAACATTCGCCGTCAGGCGGTGGAACAGCTCGCGGGCGAGCGCCCTAAACCGCCCGTATACGTGAAACGGGCGGTAGAAGTTTACGGCGATGCGGTTAAACCGGCATCGCCAGTAGCTCGCGGTCAAGCGGAGCTGACCGCGCTCTGCCGCAGCCTGCCTCAAGTCGAGGCAGCGCTGGAAGCGGGTGTCGGCATGATCTACGCCGACTTCGAGTTTATCAAGCAGTTCCCGGCAGCCGTGGAAGCCGTACATGCCGCTGGCCGCAAGATTGCCTTGGCAACGCCGCGCATTCACATGCCTGGCGAGAACGGATATCACAACAACATCCTGCGTCTGAAGCCGGACGCTGTGCTGGTACGTAATACAGGTGCTCTGTACTTCTACCTGCGCCACCGGATGGAGAACCCGGATGCGAAGCACCCGGAACTGATCGGTGACTTCTCATTGAACATCGCCAATCACAAAGCGGTAGAACTGTTCCTGGAAGCAGGATGTGACTGGATCACGCCATCCTATGACCTGAACATTCAACAAATGGTTGATCTGCTGGGCAACTCCCGTACAAGCCAGACCGAAGTGGTTATTCATCAGCATCTGCCGATGTTCCATACGGAGCACTGTGTGTACTGTACGTTTATGAGTGAAGGAACGGACTATACGAACTGTGGACGTCCTTGTGAAGAACAGCGTGCATCCCTGCAAGACCGGATTGGCATGTCCCACCCGGTACGTGTGGATGAAGGCTGCCGTAATACCGTTTATAACGCAGTGGAACAATCAGGTGCAGAGTATTTGACCAACTTCATGGACCTGGGTGTATCCCGTTACCGCGTGGAGTTCCTGGAAGAGACGCCGGAGCAGGTTATGGAAGTTATTGATCTGTACAACCGTGCACTTCGCGGCGAGATCAGCGGTACACAAGTGTGGAAAACATTGAAGGCAACCAACCAACTGGGCGTTACGCGTGGTCAATTGGTGAAATAG
- a CDS encoding stalk domain-containing protein: MKKSFLRVLSTGVLTGMLAMGAAMPVWGAEYTTSELRIQAGSTRAYINGSKQAIAKPYKVKGVTMVPVGVFKKAFGSEIRLEKNDVVKVKEGPHTVTLTIGSSIAWVDGVKKEMGAAPKMVNGVLMVPLRPVAAGIGATLAPSSSGEVVIRLLQTDDSVDDDEGGIDLDAGKTRIGNSYYGWSINYPADLMVLQTGEQERMMTFGSADSSYYLEVYVSDQDVALDSDDMLQQLVQEAKESGDTVLDRESVAKGKTPYARIVVKDMDGMLWEMRQYINNGRQYDVYLADYDALNYKDLNKRAAFLNSFQPTYVQSDRTIKDLSTVDNGMRSAWNDDYGIELNVPAGWSMDNTQMTYESKDGAFLQLRVTSAPVGATVKDWSGQLDKWMRETFTPESYEPIRSYTLDVSGETAEVNEFRYNFGDGWQTEFDVLLQKNGYRYYAEYTFPEDQTQDREWFEQIMKSVVIDFDTVSDNFGQLDEDPYLTDKTKTLTRTSKRYHYSVDIPRYWTAYNDRFEYSPVVYTFTGGQFSIGVNEDQSVEMTVSQLREAYEEATKTRKNFKLLNSGETTIAGVPAFSFTYHELDNGVPYTGQQIVFEQNGMTYTLTTGLNDANKTDVQTAALEKAVKSFTFTK, encoded by the coding sequence ATGAAGAAGTCATTTTTACGTGTGCTGAGCACAGGAGTGTTGACCGGGATGCTGGCCATGGGTGCTGCAATGCCTGTATGGGGAGCTGAATATACGACGAGCGAACTGCGGATCCAAGCCGGAAGCACGAGAGCCTACATTAACGGCAGCAAGCAAGCTATCGCCAAACCGTATAAGGTGAAGGGCGTGACGATGGTGCCTGTCGGCGTGTTCAAGAAGGCGTTTGGCAGCGAAATTCGGCTGGAGAAAAACGATGTCGTTAAAGTGAAGGAAGGTCCACATACTGTCACTTTGACGATTGGCAGCTCCATTGCCTGGGTGGATGGGGTCAAAAAAGAAATGGGTGCCGCTCCCAAAATGGTGAATGGCGTGCTTATGGTTCCGCTTCGTCCGGTAGCTGCCGGCATCGGAGCGACACTCGCTCCAAGCAGCTCCGGGGAAGTGGTCATTCGATTATTGCAAACGGATGATTCCGTGGATGATGATGAGGGCGGTATTGATCTCGACGCAGGCAAAACGAGAATCGGCAACAGCTATTACGGCTGGTCCATTAATTACCCGGCAGACTTGATGGTTTTGCAAACGGGTGAACAGGAGCGGATGATGACGTTTGGCTCGGCAGACAGCAGCTATTATCTTGAGGTGTATGTCAGCGACCAGGATGTGGCTCTGGATTCGGATGACATGCTGCAGCAGTTGGTGCAGGAGGCGAAAGAGTCGGGAGATACCGTACTGGACCGGGAATCGGTTGCCAAAGGGAAAACACCTTATGCCCGGATCGTGGTTAAAGATATGGACGGCATGTTATGGGAGATGCGCCAATACATTAATAATGGACGTCAATATGACGTTTACCTGGCGGATTACGATGCACTGAACTACAAGGATCTGAACAAACGTGCCGCGTTCCTCAACTCATTCCAACCTACCTACGTACAATCGGATCGGACCATCAAGGATCTATCCACCGTGGATAATGGCATGCGTTCCGCATGGAATGACGATTACGGAATCGAGCTGAATGTCCCGGCAGGCTGGTCCATGGATAATACACAGATGACTTATGAGTCCAAAGATGGTGCGTTTCTTCAATTGCGCGTGACCTCAGCGCCAGTGGGGGCAACCGTAAAAGACTGGAGCGGTCAACTGGACAAGTGGATGCGAGAAACGTTCACACCTGAAAGTTATGAACCGATCCGTTCGTATACCCTAGACGTTTCTGGCGAAACAGCGGAGGTTAACGAGTTCCGTTATAACTTCGGTGACGGATGGCAGACGGAGTTCGATGTACTTTTACAGAAAAACGGTTATCGCTATTATGCCGAATACACCTTTCCTGAGGACCAGACTCAGGACCGGGAATGGTTTGAGCAGATCATGAAGAGTGTTGTAATTGATTTTGATACCGTATCCGATAATTTTGGACAACTGGATGAAGATCCTTATTTGACCGACAAAACGAAGACTTTAACACGGACGTCCAAACGGTACCACTACAGCGTCGACATTCCGCGATACTGGACGGCGTATAATGACCGATTTGAGTATTCTCCCGTTGTTTATACGTTCACAGGCGGACAGTTCTCCATTGGCGTGAACGAGGATCAATCGGTTGAAATGACGGTCAGTCAACTGAGAGAAGCTTATGAGGAAGCCACGAAAACGCGGAAAAACTTCAAGCTGCTGAACAGTGGGGAGACGACCATTGCTGGTGTTCCAGCGTTCTCCTTCACGTATCATGAATTGGACAATGGAGTACCGTATACCGGGCAGCAGATTGTTTTTGAACAGAATGGAATGACGTATACGCTTACGACGGGACTGAATGATGCCAATAAAACGGACGTTCAGACCGCAGCGCTGGAAAAAGCGGTGAAATCATTTACTTTTACAAAATAA
- a CDS encoding S1C family serine protease has translation MRSLGKKCMAVCMAAVLGVSVASTAGAAERAAGMKAKIVDGQVYVSAADLVKSIGGKGQYDAKTGTYQYKGNEAVPKVIEKVSPSVVGIIGKADEGQEGVTTDRYNLAHGTGVIIRSNGWIVTNAHVVDGLSNAVVVTTDGNTYKITKTYSDPLSDLALIKINAKSLKPATFAKASQTSVGETVIAIGTPISFSLRNSATVGVISGLNRGVEATYRLIQTDTAINPGNSGGPLVNLKGEVVGINSMKFSAVGVENMGFSIPVDTVQYIINQFFEYGKVKRASLGLQLEESWSAIVGLPTDDPLTITGVLSTEAKKAKIQEGDVLYSIAGTRVSSVVDINELLKKYVPGQKVKLLMQSEGDIVTRTLVLADRADIQEEELEPFPVDEEQ, from the coding sequence ATGAGATCGTTGGGGAAAAAATGCATGGCGGTGTGTATGGCTGCTGTACTCGGGGTGAGTGTTGCGTCTACGGCGGGTGCGGCGGAGCGGGCAGCTGGCATGAAGGCAAAGATCGTCGACGGACAAGTGTATGTCAGTGCAGCCGATTTGGTCAAGTCCATCGGTGGCAAAGGCCAATATGATGCGAAAACGGGTACCTATCAATACAAAGGCAATGAAGCCGTTCCAAAAGTGATCGAGAAGGTGTCTCCATCTGTGGTGGGCATCATCGGCAAAGCGGACGAAGGGCAGGAAGGGGTCACAACAGACCGTTATAACCTGGCTCATGGAACGGGTGTAATCATACGCTCCAATGGCTGGATTGTGACCAACGCACATGTGGTGGATGGATTAAGCAACGCCGTAGTTGTGACGACCGATGGCAATACATATAAAATTACGAAAACATACAGTGACCCACTGAGTGATCTGGCGCTGATCAAAATTAATGCCAAATCGCTCAAACCGGCGACGTTCGCCAAAGCTTCCCAAACCTCAGTCGGCGAGACGGTTATCGCTATTGGGACACCCATTTCTTTTTCCCTGCGAAATTCGGCAACGGTGGGTGTCATTAGTGGATTGAACCGCGGGGTTGAAGCAACCTATCGTTTGATTCAGACGGATACAGCCATTAACCCGGGGAACAGTGGAGGACCTCTGGTCAACCTGAAGGGTGAAGTCGTTGGTATTAATTCAATGAAATTCTCAGCGGTGGGTGTCGAGAATATGGGATTTTCGATTCCTGTGGATACCGTTCAATATATCATCAATCAGTTTTTTGAATACGGCAAAGTAAAGCGTGCAAGTCTCGGTCTGCAGCTCGAAGAGAGCTGGTCTGCGATTGTAGGTCTGCCTACGGATGATCCATTGACGATCACGGGCGTATTGTCCACTGAAGCGAAAAAAGCCAAGATCCAGGAAGGGGACGTGTTATACAGCATAGCGGGTACGCGTGTTTCTTCCGTAGTGGATATTAATGAGCTGCTCAAGAAATATGTGCCCGGGCAAAAGGTGAAACTGCTGATGCAATCTGAAGGTGATATCGTCACACGTACCTTGGTGCTGGCGGATCGTGCGGATATCCAAGAAGAGGAATTAGAGCCGTTTCCGGTAGATGAAGAACAATAA
- a CDS encoding DUF2759 family protein, with amino-acid sequence MLFAEAATASTSNFNAFDIFVLLFTIIIFIGVVRLLRAPKKNLFAIGFAVVSLLVFLMTDYAMIKNWFS; translated from the coding sequence ATGCTGTTTGCAGAAGCTGCCACGGCGAGTACATCCAATTTTAATGCATTTGATATTTTTGTCCTCTTGTTTACAATCATTATTTTTATTGGTGTGGTTCGCCTGCTTCGGGCACCGAAGAAGAATCTGTTTGCGATCGGGTTTGCAGTAGTCAGTCTGCTCGTCTTCCTTATGACAGACTATGCAATGATTAAGAACTGGTTTAGTTAA